One Flagellimonas sp. CMM7 genomic region harbors:
- a CDS encoding NAD(P)/FAD-dependent oxidoreductase gives MKNAIIIGSGFSSLSASCYLAKAGFNVTVFEKNGTVGGRARQFIKDGFTFDIGPSWYWMPDIFDKFFSDFGKKTSDYYQLDKLSPAYKIFFDDDVITIGDCMDKICEEFERIEPGSGKHLKNFIAKAQKNYDIAINKVVLRPGLSPLELVTKETVLRVDQFFKTISQEVRRRFKNPKLISTLEFPVLFLGAKPSKTPSFYSFMNFADFGLGTWHPKGGMYEIIKAMKNLAEELGVKFCTNSTVDKILVSDGKASGISTNGKNFEADVVISGADYHHSETLLDNNYRQYSEAYWDKKTYAPSSLLFYIGFSKKLKNIEHHNLFFDTDFEKHAQEIYDDPQWPSNPLFYANFPSVTDSSMAPEGYETGFFLVPIAPDLEDTPQLRSQYFDIIIDRFEKRTGQDVKNFIIFKESFCVNDFIEQYNSYKGNAYGMANTLQQTAFLRPNLKSSKVKNLFFTGQLTVPGPGVPPSLISGKLVSDLITKKNLAR, from the coding sequence ATGAAAAATGCTATTATAATCGGTTCTGGTTTTTCCTCGCTCTCAGCCTCTTGCTACTTAGCTAAGGCGGGGTTCAATGTTACCGTTTTTGAAAAAAATGGTACTGTTGGAGGTAGAGCAAGACAATTCATTAAAGACGGATTTACTTTTGATATTGGCCCAAGCTGGTATTGGATGCCCGATATTTTTGATAAATTCTTTTCAGATTTTGGTAAGAAAACCTCAGATTACTATCAATTGGATAAATTGAGTCCTGCGTACAAGATTTTTTTTGATGATGACGTGATTACGATTGGAGATTGTATGGACAAAATATGTGAAGAATTTGAAAGGATTGAACCAGGAAGCGGAAAACATCTCAAGAACTTCATTGCTAAGGCACAGAAAAACTATGACATTGCCATTAACAAAGTGGTTTTACGTCCTGGCCTATCACCTTTAGAATTAGTTACCAAAGAAACGGTACTTAGAGTTGATCAATTCTTTAAGACAATAAGTCAAGAAGTTCGTAGGCGTTTTAAAAACCCAAAACTAATTTCAACACTAGAGTTTCCAGTGCTTTTTTTAGGTGCTAAACCCAGTAAAACTCCTTCCTTTTATAGCTTTATGAATTTTGCTGATTTTGGATTAGGGACTTGGCACCCAAAAGGAGGCATGTACGAAATCATAAAAGCCATGAAGAACCTGGCGGAAGAATTGGGAGTAAAGTTCTGCACAAATAGCACTGTGGATAAAATTCTTGTTTCTGATGGAAAAGCATCAGGAATAAGCACCAATGGTAAAAACTTTGAGGCAGACGTAGTAATTAGCGGTGCAGATTACCATCATTCCGAAACACTTTTGGATAACAACTATAGACAATACTCTGAGGCGTATTGGGATAAAAAGACTTATGCACCCTCTTCTCTCCTCTTCTACATAGGTTTTTCCAAAAAGCTAAAAAACATTGAGCACCACAATCTGTTTTTTGATACAGATTTTGAAAAACACGCTCAGGAAATCTATGATGACCCGCAATGGCCCAGCAATCCATTGTTCTATGCAAATTTTCCTTCAGTAACTGATTCTTCTATGGCTCCAGAAGGTTATGAAACTGGTTTTTTTCTGGTTCCAATAGCTCCAGACCTAGAAGATACACCACAATTAAGATCTCAATATTTTGATATTATTATAGATAGATTCGAAAAGCGTACAGGACAGGATGTGAAAAATTTCATTATCTTCAAAGAGAGTTTCTGTGTGAACGACTTTATTGAGCAATATAATTCTTATAAAGGCAACGCTTATGGCATGGCAAATACACTGCAGCAAACTGCTTTTTTAAGACCCAACCTCAAAAGTAGCAAAGTAAAAAATTTGTTTTTTACAGGTCAGTTGACTGTTCCAGGTCCCGGTGTTCCACCATCCTTAATCTCAGGAAAATTAGTATCTGACTTGATAACCAAAAAAAACTTAGCCAGATGA
- a CDS encoding B12-binding domain-containing protein yields MNNVKKSFSIRDMENLSGIKAHTIRIWEKRYNLFTPERTTTNIRTYSLGSLQKLLNITLLYNSGYKISKIAKLEDSNIPVMVREIVSNNSEKSHAINAFKLAMINFDQTLFLNTYNSLLSERSFRDIFNEVLIPLLNELGLLWQTDTISPAHEHFITHLIKQKIYINTEKLQMVEPTQKDKVFTLFLPENEIHEIGLLYLNYEITLRGYKSIYLGQTMPIESLVDLLKYYDNVHFVSYFTVSPTKDDLTAYFDKFSKTLNISGNSRLFVLGHQIQYVAKEELPTYVKTFNSIEQLMNSL; encoded by the coding sequence ATGAACAATGTAAAGAAGTCCTTCAGTATTCGCGATATGGAAAACCTTTCTGGTATTAAGGCTCATACCATTAGAATTTGGGAAAAAAGATATAATTTGTTTACACCTGAAAGGACTACCACGAACATAAGGACTTACAGTTTGGGCAGTTTGCAAAAGTTACTAAACATCACTTTACTCTACAACAGTGGTTATAAGATTTCCAAAATAGCCAAGCTAGAGGACTCCAACATACCTGTAATGGTTAGGGAAATTGTTTCTAACAACAGTGAAAAAAGTCATGCCATCAATGCTTTTAAGCTAGCTATGATCAATTTTGATCAAACATTGTTTCTAAACACATACAATAGTCTGTTATCAGAAAGGTCATTTAGAGATATCTTCAACGAGGTACTTATCCCATTACTGAATGAGCTTGGACTTCTGTGGCAGACAGACACTATAAGCCCTGCTCATGAACATTTTATCACCCACCTGATCAAGCAAAAAATATATATCAATACGGAGAAGCTTCAAATGGTTGAGCCTACCCAAAAAGATAAGGTATTTACGCTCTTTTTACCAGAAAACGAAATACATGAAATTGGGCTACTCTATCTTAACTATGAAATCACTTTAAGAGGATATAAATCTATTTACCTAGGCCAAACTATGCCTATAGAAAGTTTAGTAGATCTGCTCAAATACTATGATAACGTGCACTTTGTATCTTACTTTACGGTTTCACCAACAAAAGATGATTTGACTGCATATTTTGACAAATTTTCCAAGACTTTAAACATATCTGGTAATTCTAGACTTTTTGTCTTAGGACATCAAATACAATATGTTGCCAAAGAAGAACTTCCAACCTATGTAAAAACCTTTAATTCGATTGAACAACTCATGAACTCCCTCTAA